One genomic segment of Misgurnus anguillicaudatus chromosome 23, ASM2758022v2, whole genome shotgun sequence includes these proteins:
- the LOC141359266 gene encoding natural killer cell receptor 2B4-like isoform X1 gives MLNLRKLLLLCVIFVKGVFGVDGDEVKSVMEGDSVTLHTDITQIQTDQQILWLFGPQGTRIALIYKQHNVCDPCGSFKDGLKLDSQTGSLTITNITITDSGLYQLEIINSKETSKKTFNVTVYARLLIPDITCINSPFSSSSSSSKCVLLCSVLNVRDVSLSWYKGNSLLSSISVSDLNISLSLPLEVEYQDTNTYRCVLNNTITNQTQHLNIDDVCQTCSGSGFFWLCTAGAVILFLVAVAAATVTAAVAVYNRNEQSEQDIQEAKQIKKERILNFMEPVSVP, from the exons ATGTTAAATTTGAGGAAACTACTTCTGCTTTGTGTGATTTTTGTTAAAG gtgtgtttggtgttgatggagatgaagtgaagtcagtgatggagggagattctgttactctacacactgataTTACTCAAATACAGACAGATCAGCAGATATTGTGGCTGTTTGGACCTCAGGGGACTCGTATAGCTCTAATCTATAAACAGCACAATGTCTGTGATCCATGTGGGAGCTTCAAGGATGGACTGAAGCTGGACAGTCAGACTGGatctctcaccatcacaaacatcacaatcACAGACTCTGGACTTTATCAACTAGAGATCATCAACAGCAAAGAAACTtcaaaaaagacatttaatgTTACTGTCTATG CTCGTCTGCTCATTCCTGACATCACCTGTATCAATAGCCCcttctcatcatcatcatcaagttcaaaatgtgtgttattgtgttcagtgttgaatgtgagagatgtgagtctgtcctggtataaaggaaacagtttattgtccagcatcagtgtgtctgatctcaacatcagtctctctctacctctggaggttgaatatcaggatacaaacacatacagatgtgtactcaacaataccatcacaaaccaaactcaacatctcaacatcGATGATGTCTGTCAGACGTGTTCAG GTTCAGGATTTTTCTGGTTGTGCACAGCAGGGGCTGTGATCTTATTTCTAGTAGCAGTAGCTGCAGCAACAGTAACAGCAGCAGTCGCTGTCTATAACAGAAATGAACAATCAGAACAAGACA TTCAAGAAGCAAAGCAGATAAAAAAGGAACGCATACTTAATTTTATG GAGCCTGTCAGTGTTCCTTGA